A window of Solea senegalensis isolate Sse05_10M linkage group LG20, IFAPA_SoseM_1, whole genome shotgun sequence contains these coding sequences:
- the flot1a gene encoding flotillin-1a, giving the protein MFYTCGPNEAMVVSGFCRSPPMMIVGGRVFVFPCVQQIQRISLNTLTLNVKSDKVYTRHGVPVSVTGVAQMKIQGQNKQMLAAACQMFMGKSEAAISQIALETLEGHQRAIIAHLTVEEIYKDRKKFSEQVFKVASSDLVNMGISVVSYTLKDVHDDQDYLHSLGKGRTAQVQKDARIGEAQNKRDAVIREAHAMQEKISAQYKNEIDMAKAQRDYELKKAAYDIEVNTKKAESEMAYQLQVAKTKQRIEEEKMQVRVVERTQQITLQEQEITRREKELEAKVMKPADAERYRLEKLAEAERLKLIMEAEAEAESIRVKGEAEAFAVEAKGRAEAEQMAKKAEAFQQYQDGAMVDMLLEKLPLMAEEISKPLCEAKKVTMVSSGGGDVGAAKLSGEVLEIMTRLPAAVEKLTGVNISQVTSRTG; this is encoded by the exons ATGTTCTACACCTGTGGTCCCAACGAGGCTATGGTGGTGTCAG GTTTTTGTCGTTCGCCTCCCATGATGATCGTCGGAGGTCGAGTGTTTGTCTTCCCCTGTGTTCAACAGATACAGAG GATTTCCCTGAACACTCTGACTCTGAACGTGAAGAGCGATAAAGTCTACACACGTCATGGAGTCCCTGTCTCTGTGACAGGTGTCGCCCAG ATGAAGATCCAGGGTCAGAACAAGCAGATGTTGGCTGCAGCCTGTCAAATGTTCATGGGGAAGTCGGAGGCGGCGATTTCCCAGATCGCCTTGGAGACACTGGAGGGCCATCAGCGAGCCATCATCGCTCACTTGACTGTTGAG GAGATCTACAAGGACCGTAAGAAGTTCTCGGAGCAGGTTTTCAAGGTGGCTTCCTCTGACCTGGTCAACATGGGCATCAGTGTGGTCAGCTACACGCTCAAAGATGTTCATGACGACCAG GATTACCTGCATTCACTGGGGAAAGGTCGCACAGCCCAGGTTCAGAAAGACGCTCGAATCGGAGAGGCCCAGAACAAGAGAGACGCTGTGATCAGA GAAGCCCATGCAATGCAGGAGAAAATTTCCGCTCAATACAAGAATGAGATCGACATGGCAAAGGCTCAGAGAGACTATGAGCTGAAGAAAGCAGCCTACGACATCGAGGTCAACACTAAGAAGGCTGAGTCAGAGATGGCTTACCAGCTGCAG GTAGCTAAGACAAAGCAGCGGattgaggaggagaagatgcaGGTGCGGGTGGTGGAGAGGACGCAGCAGATCACACTGCAGGAGCAGGAGATCACCCGCAGGGAGAAAGAGCTGGAGGCCAAAGTGATGAAACCGGCTGACGCTGAGCGCTATCGCCTGGAGAAACTGGCCGAGGCTGAGCG GCTGAAGTTGATCATGGAGGCTGAAGCCGAAGCAGAGTCCATCAGA GTCAAAGGTGAGGCCGAGGCGTTTGCAGTGGAGGCCAAGGGTCGTGCTGAGGCTGAACAGATGGCAAAGAAGGCCGAGGCCTTCCAGCAGTACCAGGATGGAGCCATGGTGGACATGCTGCTGGAGAAGCTGCCTCTG ATGGCAGAAGAGATCAGCAAGCCTCTGTGTGAGGCCAAGAAGGTGACCATGGTGTCCAGCGGCGGCGGCGACGTGGGCGCCGCCAAACTGTCAGGAGAGGTTCTGGAAATCATGACGCGCCTCCCTGCGGCGGTGGAGAAACTGACTGGAGTCAACATCTCCCAG GTGACATCTCGCACAGGCTGA